The following proteins are co-located in the Bathymodiolus thermophilus thioautotrophic gill symbiont genome:
- a CDS encoding DUF2141 domain-containing protein, whose protein sequence is MKKIILSLSLISSLSYATNIEVNVSNIKPIAGKLFIALDAKDTYNKDDKSNSVFSVKKNISSFSHKITIHNVNPGTYALSVFHDIDNDDKLSTNFFGVPNEGYGFSNNVVGNFGKPTFKETSFVIDDKQETVNFNVKLVR, encoded by the coding sequence ATGAAAAAAATAATACTTTCTTTGTCGTTGATTTCAAGTTTGTCTTATGCGACAAATATTGAAGTAAATGTTAGTAACATCAAACCAATTGCTGGCAAATTGTTCATCGCACTTGATGCGAAAGACACCTATAACAAAGATGATAAATCAAACAGTGTTTTTAGTGTGAAAAAAAATATATCCAGCTTTAGCCATAAAATTACCATTCATAATGTCAATCCTGGCACCTATGCACTTTCCGTCTTTCATGATATAGATAATGACGATAAACTCAGTACCAATTTTTTTGGCGTTCCTAATGAAGGTTATGGGTTTTCAAATAATGTCGTGGGTAATTTTGGCAAACCAACTTTTAAAGAGACCAGTTTTGTTATTGATGACAAGCAAGAAACGGTTAATTTTAATGTGAAATTGGTGCGATGA
- a CDS encoding carotenoid oxygenase family protein yields MNRREFIQSTSGLALSSLVFPHLSFAQQEEWTAAFNRNLKIKPWLLGWQGTNQAVLQTGELEVKGKIPQDLTGYFYRNGPAQNEVYGKRYHHWFDGDGMVQKFHIVNGKISHFGKMVDTHKYLTEKQQQKMLFQTFGTYLPKRISSADEINVANISLLPLNNRLFALWEGGSAYEINPKNLKTIGIQSWSPQTKGLPFGAHYRQDQDGSIWNIGYASLNDAIVLWHLDNRGKLKQFKSLPIKNVPMVHDFMITKKYLVLLLPSFRFDKTKIMAKRSFLDAHYFDKQQASIVWLIDKNTLDIQKTFELPAQFVFHFVNAYEQGNEVIFDSMRYPNADIFNVFTGLMQGVDNKFVGAYPYRVRLNLEKNTATEEKLSNIYNEFPSVDIKETGLAHTQVVSLQQRGELFFNSVAINNYQTGTAQHFSYTKQLAEEHLLIKDARGNDWVIGTTLDYEEKCTKVNIFKAKKLNDGPVAVAKLPYVLPLGLHGKFINL; encoded by the coding sequence ATGAATAGAAGGGAATTTATACAGTCAACAAGTGGCTTGGCTTTAAGCAGTTTGGTATTTCCACACTTGTCATTTGCTCAACAAGAGGAATGGACAGCAGCTTTTAATCGAAATCTCAAAATTAAGCCTTGGTTGCTTGGTTGGCAAGGTACAAATCAAGCGGTGCTACAAACTGGAGAACTTGAGGTTAAAGGGAAAATTCCACAAGATTTGACTGGCTACTTTTACCGCAATGGCCCTGCTCAAAATGAAGTCTATGGCAAACGCTACCACCATTGGTTTGATGGCGATGGAATGGTGCAAAAGTTCCATATTGTGAATGGAAAAATCTCACATTTTGGAAAAATGGTTGATACCCACAAATATTTGACTGAGAAACAGCAACAAAAAATGTTATTCCAAACATTCGGCACTTACCTGCCAAAACGCATTAGTAGTGCTGATGAAATCAATGTTGCAAACATCAGTCTTTTGCCATTAAATAACCGTTTATTCGCTTTGTGGGAGGGTGGCAGTGCTTATGAAATAAACCCTAAAAATTTAAAAACGATTGGCATTCAATCGTGGTCACCGCAAACCAAAGGCTTGCCGTTTGGGGCGCATTATCGCCAAGATCAGGACGGCTCTATTTGGAATATTGGTTACGCCAGTTTGAATGATGCTATTGTGTTATGGCATCTTGATAATCGTGGCAAACTTAAGCAATTTAAATCTCTCCCTATTAAAAATGTACCAATGGTGCATGATTTTATGATTACTAAAAAGTATTTGGTTTTGTTGTTGCCATCCTTTCGTTTTGATAAAACCAAAATTATGGCCAAGCGCAGTTTTTTAGATGCACATTATTTTGATAAGCAACAAGCGAGCATTGTTTGGTTAATTGACAAAAATACTTTAGACATTCAGAAAACTTTTGAATTACCAGCACAGTTTGTCTTTCATTTTGTTAATGCTTATGAGCAAGGCAATGAAGTGATTTTTGATTCTATGCGTTATCCTAATGCTGATATTTTTAATGTCTTTACTGGATTGATGCAGGGTGTGGATAATAAGTTTGTGGGTGCATATCCTTATCGAGTGCGACTTAATTTAGAAAAAAATACAGCAACTGAGGAAAAACTCAGTAATATTTACAATGAATTTCCAAGTGTTGATATAAAGGAAACAGGGTTGGCACATACGCAAGTTGTTTCATTACAACAACGAGGCGAACTTTTTTTCAATTCTGTGGCTATTAATAATTATCAAACAGGAACGGCACAACATTTTTCTTATACCAAGCAGTTGGCAGAAGAGCATTTGTTGATTAAAGATGCACGCGGTAATGATTGGGTGATAGGGACAACGCTAGATTATGAAGAAAAATGCACCAAAGTTAACATTTTTAAAGCTAAAAAACTAAATGATGGCCCTGTTGCCGTGGCAAAATTACCTTATGTTTTGCCTTTGGGGCTTCACGGAAAATTTATTAATCTCTAA
- a CDS encoding LytR/AlgR family response regulator transcription factor → MQNRLLISLFITLVFNTLIAALLFLLLGNIDFGALLLISHSIGLSVFGANSLIPFEQYANNITKILWHSLTGLLFGLVVAFIGHHFIFGVDLTYSIIYPALFFSVVAVVIFWLYFSRLDNQEALDKIKRKLNTGHKKLHWIKTADSKGNVFLLNVKEIEYFQAQQKYTCVYSKGKEYLIATSIKVLSLQLDANYFWQIHRSSIVNISFISRVSKNEQNKLMICFPNGKTLPISRNYLHLFKKM, encoded by the coding sequence ATGCAAAATCGACTTTTAATATCGCTCTTCATTACACTTGTTTTTAATACACTCATTGCGGCGTTGCTATTTTTATTACTTGGTAATATTGACTTTGGCGCTTTGTTGTTGATTTCACACAGTATTGGGCTGAGTGTTTTTGGGGCTAATTCTTTAATACCCTTTGAACAGTATGCAAATAATATTACCAAAATTCTTTGGCATTCTTTGACGGGTTTGTTGTTTGGTTTGGTGGTTGCGTTTATTGGTCATCATTTTATTTTCGGTGTTGATTTAACCTATTCAATCATTTATCCCGCTTTATTCTTTAGCGTGGTTGCTGTTGTTATCTTTTGGTTATATTTCAGTCGTTTAGACAATCAAGAGGCGCTGGATAAAATTAAGAGAAAATTAAATACGGGTCATAAAAAATTGCACTGGATTAAAACAGCTGACAGTAAGGGTAATGTGTTTTTGCTCAATGTAAAAGAGATTGAATATTTTCAAGCACAACAAAAATACACTTGTGTTTATAGTAAAGGTAAAGAATATTTAATTGCCACCAGTATTAAAGTGCTAAGTTTGCAATTAGATGCTAATTATTTTTGGCAAATTCATCGTAGTAGCATCGTCAATATAAGTTTTATTAGTCGAGTGTCTAAAAATGAACAGAATAAATTAATGATTTGTTTTCCTAATGGTAAGACGCTTCCTATTAGTCGTAATTACCTGCATTTATTTAAGAAAATGTAA
- a CDS encoding cold shock domain-containing protein: MSTTGKVKWFDAKKGFGFIEQESGDDVFVHFRAIQGDGYKSLDEGQEVEFDLEDGEKGPQAANVVLG; the protein is encoded by the coding sequence ATGTCTACAACAGGAAAGGTCAAATGGTTTGACGCAAAGAAAGGTTTTGGTTTCATTGAGCAGGAGAGTGGTGACGATGTATTCGTTCATTTTCGTGCGATTCAAGGTGATGGTTACAAATCACTAGATGAAGGCCAAGAAGTGGAATTTGATTTAGAAGATGGCGAAAAAGGCCCACAAGCAGCAAATGTTGTTTTAGGATAA
- a CDS encoding SulP family inorganic anion transporter, whose product MIFTRLFPFLTWFKLVTKASLKADLIAGLTGAVIVLPQGVAFATIAGLPPEYGLYTAMVTPIVAALFGSSLHLVSGPTTAISIVVFSAISHYAEPGSDEFVSLALTLTFLAGVYQLAFGLARLGAMVNFVSHTVVIGFTAGAAILIASSQLQHITGIFVPKGESFLHTLLDLYQGAGSANFYLITIGLVTLITTILVKKFFPKLPNLLLGMVVGSILALYFKEFTVDIKLVGEIPAHLPPLSMPNFSFATIKMLAPEAFAVALLGLIEAVSISRAVATKSNQRIHANQEFIGQGMSNVVGSFLSSYAGSGSFTRSGLNYASGAKTPLSAIFAAIILMLIVLLVAPLMGYLPIAAMAGVILVVAYNLIDFHHIRETLSFSIEESAVLITTFLATLFLELEFAIYLGVLLSLVLFLGKTSTPSIPTLSLDKTQTNGKKKLIDINEKPLKQCPQLKIIRIDMSIYFGSVNHIQKRIATISENERINHILIVASGINFIDLAGTEALIAENNRLVKNGGCLYFVGLKPSVYEFAAKSHFIQQVGISRFFDTKKHAIEHIYKKLDREICATCPALIFDECQP is encoded by the coding sequence ATGATATTTACGCGTCTCTTTCCTTTTTTAACTTGGTTCAAACTTGTTACCAAGGCCTCTCTCAAGGCAGATTTAATAGCAGGATTAACAGGCGCCGTTATTGTTTTACCTCAAGGCGTAGCTTTTGCTACCATTGCTGGCTTACCTCCAGAATATGGACTATACACGGCAATGGTTACGCCTATTGTTGCCGCTCTATTTGGCTCATCACTACATTTAGTTTCAGGTCCGACGACGGCAATTTCTATTGTGGTTTTCTCAGCGATTTCTCATTATGCGGAACCGGGGTCTGATGAATTTGTTTCTTTGGCGCTAACATTGACTTTTCTTGCTGGTGTTTATCAATTAGCATTTGGTTTAGCACGCCTCGGCGCAATGGTTAATTTTGTTTCACATACGGTGGTTATTGGCTTTACTGCAGGTGCAGCCATTTTAATTGCCAGCAGTCAATTACAGCATATTACTGGTATCTTTGTGCCTAAAGGTGAGTCCTTTCTACATACTTTACTAGATTTGTATCAAGGTGCTGGCAGTGCTAATTTTTACCTTATTACCATTGGTTTGGTAACCTTAATTACAACAATTTTAGTCAAAAAATTCTTTCCTAAGTTGCCTAATTTATTATTAGGTATGGTTGTCGGCAGCATACTTGCCTTATATTTTAAAGAATTCACCGTAGATATTAAATTAGTAGGTGAAATCCCTGCACATTTGCCGCCTTTGTCTATGCCAAATTTTTCATTTGCCACCATTAAGATGCTCGCACCTGAGGCGTTTGCAGTTGCGTTATTAGGTTTGATTGAAGCAGTTTCAATTAGTCGTGCTGTGGCAACTAAATCCAACCAACGCATCCATGCCAATCAAGAATTTATTGGCCAAGGGATGTCGAATGTAGTTGGTAGTTTTCTATCCAGTTACGCTGGATCTGGCTCATTCACACGCTCAGGATTGAACTATGCTTCTGGCGCAAAAACCCCATTATCAGCCATCTTTGCAGCAATTATTTTAATGCTGATTGTGTTATTAGTTGCACCACTAATGGGCTACCTGCCTATTGCTGCAATGGCTGGTGTTATTCTTGTCGTGGCCTATAATCTTATTGATTTTCACCATATTCGTGAAACCTTAAGTTTTAGCATAGAAGAGTCTGCTGTCTTAATCACCACTTTCTTGGCGACCCTTTTCCTTGAATTGGAATTTGCTATTTATTTGGGTGTTTTACTGTCGTTGGTACTATTTCTTGGTAAAACTTCTACACCCTCCATCCCCACCTTATCTTTGGATAAAACCCAAACTAACGGTAAGAAAAAGTTGATTGATATTAATGAGAAGCCACTCAAACAATGCCCACAACTAAAAATTATTCGTATTGATATGTCAATTTATTTTGGTTCCGTTAATCACATTCAAAAACGCATCGCTACCATTTCAGAAAATGAACGCATTAACCACATTCTTATTGTTGCCAGTGGTATTAACTTTATTGACTTGGCAGGTACAGAGGCGTTAATTGCAGAAAATAATCGCTTGGTTAAAAATGGTGGTTGTCTATATTTTGTTGGTTTAAAGCCTTCTGTATATGAATTTGCCGCCAAATCGCACTTCATCCAACAGGTGGGCATATCGCGCTTTTTTGATACAAAAAAACACGCCATTGAGCATATTTACAAAAAATTGGACCGAGAAATTTGCGCCACCTGCCCAGCTCTTATTTTTGATGAATGTCAACCTTAA
- a CDS encoding DEAD/DEAH box helicase, whose amino-acid sequence MSDIQENNKPQVKFSDLGLSDSILKVLDSIGYETPSPIQQQCITYLLDGKDVIGQAQTGTGKTAAFALPLLDKIDIKLNAPQLLILTPTRELAIQVAEAVQTYARSIKGFHVLPIYGGQSYDVQLRPLKRGVHAVVGTPGRVMDHIKKGTLKLDNLRSFVLDEADEMLKMGFIDDIKWVMERIPEERQIALFSATMPSVIKKVAEKFLNNPKIVKVKNKTETASTIEQSYMMVSNMAQKLDALTRILEVTTFDAMIVFARTKTMTVELEEKLSARGFSAAAINGDIAQNQRERIINDYKKGKIDILIATDVAARGLDVERISHVINYDIPQDAESYVHRIGRTGRAGRSGKAILFVSHRERRMLSTIERITRQKIEPIELPSAKIINAKRIETFKENISQTINNQSLEIFEKLVTEFQGSNPEIEPLKIASALAFIAQGKEPLLISDKVQSFGREQRQGEEKIISTEASPLKDNPQIPMCRYRIDVGNNNNVKPGNILGAVANEADIDSEYIGSIQIFDNFSTIDLPNEMPQEVLEMLRKTVVCSMRLNMVELTDKNNTAKVGGSKSEGNKGRKFGRKKFSKDRNGRNSNRKQNNGDKNNKHSRKPKFSR is encoded by the coding sequence ATGTCTGATATTCAAGAAAATAATAAACCACAAGTCAAATTTAGCGATTTAGGCCTGTCCGATTCAATCTTAAAAGTTTTAGATTCAATCGGCTACGAAACACCTTCTCCCATCCAACAACAATGCATCACCTATTTATTAGATGGCAAGGATGTTATCGGTCAAGCGCAAACGGGCACAGGTAAAACTGCCGCTTTTGCCTTGCCACTGCTTGATAAGATTGACATTAAACTCAATGCACCACAGTTGCTTATCTTAACGCCAACGCGTGAATTAGCAATTCAAGTAGCGGAAGCTGTGCAAACTTATGCACGCAGTATAAAGGGATTTCATGTATTGCCAATTTATGGTGGACAATCTTATGATGTGCAATTACGCCCACTTAAGCGGGGTGTTCATGCTGTCGTTGGTACCCCAGGTCGGGTGATGGATCATATTAAGAAAGGCACCTTGAAGTTGGACAACTTAAGATCATTCGTCCTAGATGAGGCTGATGAAATGTTAAAAATGGGCTTTATTGACGATATTAAATGGGTAATGGAACGCATTCCAGAAGAGCGTCAAATTGCCTTATTTTCAGCCACAATGCCAAGCGTAATTAAAAAAGTGGCAGAAAAATTCTTAAACAATCCAAAAATTGTTAAGGTTAAAAATAAAACAGAAACAGCGTCAACAATTGAACAATCTTATATGATGGTAAGCAACATGGCGCAAAAATTAGATGCGCTGACACGCATCTTAGAGGTAACCACTTTTGACGCCATGATTGTTTTTGCCCGCACCAAAACAATGACTGTTGAGTTAGAAGAAAAACTGTCAGCCCGTGGCTTCTCCGCTGCCGCTATTAACGGCGACATTGCTCAAAATCAGCGTGAACGCATCATTAACGACTATAAAAAAGGCAAAATTGATATTCTTATTGCCACCGATGTAGCGGCACGAGGTTTGGATGTTGAACGCATTTCTCATGTGATTAATTATGACATTCCACAGGATGCAGAATCTTATGTGCATCGTATCGGTCGCACTGGTCGTGCAGGTCGTTCTGGTAAAGCCATTTTATTTGTTTCGCACCGTGAAAGGCGTATGTTAAGCACGATTGAACGCATTACTCGACAAAAAATTGAACCGATTGAGCTGCCCAGTGCAAAAATTATTAATGCCAAACGCATTGAAACATTTAAAGAAAATATTTCACAAACAATTAACAATCAAAGTTTAGAAATATTTGAGAAATTGGTTACTGAATTTCAAGGGTCCAATCCAGAAATTGAACCCTTAAAGATTGCCTCTGCATTAGCATTTATTGCCCAAGGCAAGGAGCCTTTGCTCATCTCAGACAAGGTTCAAAGTTTTGGCAGAGAGCAACGCCAAGGTGAAGAGAAAATTATTTCAACCGAAGCATCGCCACTAAAAGACAACCCACAAATTCCAATGTGTCGTTACCGTATTGATGTTGGCAACAACAACAATGTAAAGCCAGGTAATATTTTAGGTGCAGTGGCAAATGAAGCTGACATTGATAGCGAATATATTGGTTCAATTCAGATTTTTGATAACTTTTCAACCATTGATTTGCCAAATGAGATGCCACAAGAAGTGTTAGAAATGCTACGAAAAACTGTGGTTTGCAGTATGCGCTTAAATATGGTTGAACTCACAGACAAAAACAATACGGCAAAAGTGGGTGGATCAAAGTCAGAAGGCAACAAAGGGCGCAAGTTTGGTCGCAAGAAGTTCTCAAAAGATCGCAATGGTAGAAATTCAAATCGCAAACAAAATAACGGGGACAAGAATAATAAACACAGTAGAAAACCAAAATTCTCGAGATAA
- a CDS encoding Crp/Fnr family transcriptional regulator, giving the protein MTTKINTVNVESAECSQCTIRSRTLFGAVGEDKIRITQKYRDKHHFFSADDILHLEQQKIDYSFILRSGCLMLYNDLEDGSRQILQIALPGDFVGFSRNYKGELPYSIKAVTDVGICLFSDKSMQKMISEQPEIAKKLIDLQSGKLIVCQQHLLNLGKKTAAESLAYLIMELHARIKVQAPEMFNDEENEAFFPLNQEGIGDILGLTKVHINRVMTSFRKQGLIVFSYKKLKLLDEEKLSEIGKFDISQVQEPFCHFN; this is encoded by the coding sequence ATGACAACTAAAATTAATACAGTTAATGTAGAGTCTGCGGAGTGTAGTCAATGTACAATTAGGTCGCGTACTTTATTTGGTGCAGTTGGTGAGGATAAAATTCGTATAACGCAGAAATATCGTGACAAACATCATTTTTTTTCTGCAGACGATATTCTGCACCTTGAGCAGCAAAAAATCGATTATTCCTTTATTCTGCGCTCAGGTTGCTTGATGTTGTATAACGATTTAGAAGATGGCTCTCGACAAATTTTGCAAATTGCATTACCGGGTGATTTTGTTGGTTTTAGTCGTAATTATAAAGGCGAATTGCCGTATTCTATTAAAGCAGTAACCGATGTTGGAATTTGTTTATTTTCAGACAAAAGTATGCAAAAAATGATTAGCGAACAGCCGGAAATTGCTAAAAAACTGATTGATTTGCAATCGGGTAAATTGATTGTGTGCCAACAACATCTTTTGAATTTAGGCAAAAAAACTGCCGCTGAAAGTTTGGCATATTTGATTATGGAACTACATGCTCGTATTAAAGTGCAAGCACCGGAAATGTTTAACGATGAGGAAAATGAAGCCTTTTTCCCATTAAATCAAGAGGGCATAGGTGATATTTTAGGACTAACCAAGGTGCATATTAATCGTGTGATGACCAGTTTTAGAAAGCAGGGTCTTATCGTTTTTAGTTATAAAAAACTCAAACTACTTGATGAAGAGAAGTTATCTGAGATTGGGAAATTTGACATCAGCCAAGTGCAAGAGCCATTCTGTCATTTTAATTAG
- a CDS encoding Yip1 family protein, producing the protein MIKASIERLAQSSYSPAKLFFGFSIWLILIPPISAFFGMYYYGWSMGIADPIRLSLTQSLIISIFYFLMLVVGFFATALTIKWMSSVYAPKATLKDAFAVVTVITTPIMLAGVVHLYPSILFHVIALSPIFALSGYLLFASIPILLKTDYDRGIFMGCSLFGFISTAGISLLGISAIAWVHGIGPNLGV; encoded by the coding sequence ATGATTAAAGCAAGTATCGAGCGTTTAGCACAGTCTAGCTATTCACCTGCCAAATTATTTTTTGGTTTTTCCATTTGGCTGATCCTTATTCCGCCTATTAGTGCCTTTTTTGGCATGTATTATTATGGCTGGTCGATGGGTATAGCGGATCCGATTCGTCTGAGTTTAACACAATCACTTATTATTTCTATTTTTTACTTTTTAATGCTTGTTGTTGGCTTTTTTGCTACGGCATTGACTATTAAATGGATGTCCTCTGTATATGCACCTAAGGCTACCTTAAAAGATGCTTTTGCTGTGGTTACTGTGATTACAACACCCATTATGTTAGCTGGCGTGGTGCATTTGTATCCCTCTATTTTATTTCATGTTATTGCACTCTCCCCGATTTTTGCATTGAGTGGATATTTGTTATTTGCCTCTATTCCAATTTTATTAAAAACGGATTACGATCGAGGTATTTTTATGGGTTGTTCGTTGTTTGGTTTTATATCAACTGCTGGCATTTCTTTGTTAGGCATTAGTGCCATTGCTTGGGTTCACGGTATTGGCCCCAATTTAGGAGTTTAA
- the ccoN gene encoding cytochrome-c oxidase, cbb3-type subunit I has product MNKDLYYTDSATIFLIFCTMIWAIVGMSAGAYLASELVMPWLNFDIAEISFGRLRPFHTNAVIFGFGGSALIATAFYSVQRTCHVRLFSPKLAWIVAIGWQIGVAVGVASLLMGYTSTKEYAEFEWPIDIAVAIVWVSFGVVFFGTLATRKIRPIYVSNWFYGALIIVVAMLHIVNNLAIPYSWTQAYPVYEGAQDAIVQWWYGHNAVGFFLTAGFLGMFYYTLPKQADKPVWSYRLSVIAFWAFIYTYIWVGPHHLHYTSIPDWLMTVAMVMSIILILPSWATMLNAVMTMSGAWEKLRTDPGMKFLVVSMIFYALATFEGPMLAIKSVNVISHYTDWTVGHVHSGALGWNAFVTFGTLYFLVPKLVGASELYSKRLVNIHFWLALMGVLTYIIALWASGVAQGVMNLSINDYGQLNYSFIDIVVVTIPYHWMRLIGGLMFLFGALLMTYNLYRTYAASKHNLPVLVKIPKVHPGNEI; this is encoded by the coding sequence ATGAATAAAGATCTTTATTACACGGATTCTGCAACGATATTTTTAATATTTTGCACGATGATTTGGGCGATTGTTGGGATGAGTGCGGGTGCTTATTTGGCATCTGAATTAGTGATGCCATGGCTTAATTTCGATATTGCAGAAATTTCTTTCGGGCGTCTCCGTCCCTTTCATACTAATGCCGTTATTTTTGGTTTTGGTGGTTCAGCATTAATTGCAACTGCATTTTATAGTGTACAACGCACTTGCCATGTGCGTCTTTTTTCACCAAAGTTGGCATGGATTGTAGCAATTGGCTGGCAGATTGGTGTAGCAGTTGGTGTAGCAAGTTTGCTAATGGGTTATACCAGTACCAAGGAATATGCTGAGTTTGAATGGCCAATTGATATTGCAGTGGCCATTGTTTGGGTAAGTTTTGGTGTTGTGTTCTTTGGTACACTTGCTACTAGAAAAATTCGCCCAATTTATGTTTCTAATTGGTTTTATGGTGCATTAATTATTGTAGTAGCGATGTTGCATATTGTTAATAATTTGGCAATACCTTATAGTTGGACTCAGGCGTATCCAGTTTATGAGGGTGCACAAGATGCGATTGTGCAGTGGTGGTATGGACATAATGCGGTTGGCTTTTTCTTGACAGCAGGGTTCTTAGGTATGTTTTATTACACATTACCGAAACAAGCAGACAAACCTGTTTGGAGTTATCGTCTTTCAGTGATCGCTTTTTGGGCGTTCATTTATACTTATATTTGGGTGGGTCCTCATCACTTACATTACACTTCTATTCCCGATTGGCTAATGACTGTGGCAATGGTAATGAGTATTATTCTAATCTTACCTTCTTGGGCAACGATGTTGAATGCAGTCATGACTATGAGTGGTGCTTGGGAGAAGTTACGCACCGATCCAGGCATGAAGTTTTTGGTAGTATCAATGATTTTTTATGCTTTAGCCACTTTTGAAGGTCCAATGTTGGCAATTAAAAGTGTGAATGTTATTAGTCATTACACCGATTGGACAGTAGGGCATGTGCATTCAGGTGCATTAGGCTGGAATGCTTTTGTTACTTTTGGCACACTTTATTTCTTGGTGCCAAAATTAGTGGGTGCATCTGAGTTGTATAGTAAGCGTTTGGTAAATATACATTTTTGGTTGGCATTAATGGGTGTTCTAACTTATATTATTGCATTGTGGGCATCAGGTGTGGCACAAGGCGTTATGAACTTGTCAATTAATGATTATGGACAACTGAATTATAGTTTTATTGATATTGTTGTTGTGACTATTCCTTATCACTGGATGCGTTTAATAGGTGGATTAATGTTCTTATTTGGTGCGTTATTGATGACTTATAACTTATATCGAACTTATGCTGCGAGTAAGCATAACTTACCAGTCTTGGTGAAAATACCAAAAGTTCATCCAGGCAACGAAATTTAG
- the ccoO gene encoding cytochrome-c oxidase, cbb3-type subunit II — protein sequence MLKLHRTIESNSALLIFGILIVSSIGGFVQIVPNLFDESLHKGTENVKPYSALQLTGRDIYIREGCVGCHTQQVRPLVAEVMRYGEVSSSGEHIYDRPFLWGSKRTGPDLARLGGKYSDKWHEMHLNNPRAVVPQSIMPAYPWLTKNKVDSKDIVAKLELLKWYGHPYTDEEIKQAEQAINGKTELEAIIAYLQVLGTFR from the coding sequence ATGTTAAAACTACATAGAACTATTGAAAGTAATTCAGCGTTATTAATATTTGGCATTTTAATCGTCTCTTCGATTGGCGGTTTTGTGCAAATCGTGCCGAATTTATTTGACGAATCTTTGCATAAAGGCACAGAGAATGTAAAACCTTATTCTGCTCTGCAATTAACAGGTAGAGATATTTATATTCGTGAAGGTTGTGTGGGTTGTCATACTCAGCAAGTTCGACCTTTGGTGGCGGAAGTAATGCGCTATGGCGAGGTTTCATCGTCTGGAGAACATATTTATGATCGCCCGTTTTTGTGGGGTTCAAAACGCACAGGGCCTGACTTGGCAAGATTGGGTGGAAAGTATAGTGATAAATGGCATGAAATGCATTTAAACAATCCGCGTGCAGTAGTGCCTCAATCTATTATGCCTGCTTACCCTTGGTTAACTAAAAATAAAGTTGACTCAAAGGACATTGTTGCTAAGTTGGAATTGCTTAAATGGTATGGGCATCCTTATACTGATGAAGAAATTAAACAGGCAGAGCAAGCCATTAACGGAAAAACAGAGTTGGAGGCAATCATTGCCTACTTACAAGTGTTGGGGACTTTTCGCTAA